The following proteins are encoded in a genomic region of Opitutus sp.:
- a CDS encoding cytotoxic translational repressor of toxin-antitoxin stability system yields the protein MIQSDQFKQALSLMSPDVKKTIRRALKDVEAGIARDVHALRPPLDGFSTLRVGRWRIIHRWHGTELCAEFLDDRSDDYRRAEKLLGK from the coding sequence GTGATCCAATCCGACCAGTTTAAGCAGGCGCTCTCCCTCATGTCGCCTGACGTCAAGAAGACGATCCGCCGCGCCTTGAAAGACGTGGAGGCCGGTATCGCCCGCGATGTGCACGCCCTGCGTCCGCCGCTGGATGGATTTTCAACTCTACGCGTAGGCCGCTGGCGAATCATCCACCGCTGGCATGGCACTGAGCTCTGCGCCGAATTCCTCGACGACCGCAGCGATGATTATCGCCGCGCCGAAAAATTGCTCGGCAAGTAA
- a CDS encoding type II toxin-antitoxin system RelB/DinJ family antitoxin, whose protein sequence is MATTLLRLRVESARAKQAKTVLAALGLKPADAVNMLFSQVVARQGLPFPVYVDETAELLDTPDFLRHLGRMKRGEVKYSKLKA, encoded by the coding sequence ATGGCAACCACACTTCTCCGACTGCGCGTAGAGTCAGCCCGCGCCAAACAAGCCAAGACAGTCCTAGCTGCTCTGGGTCTAAAACCTGCCGATGCGGTCAACATGCTGTTCTCCCAAGTCGTCGCCCGCCAAGGTTTGCCCTTTCCCGTTTATGTGGACGAAACCGCCGAGCTTTTAGATACCCCCGATTTCCTTCGCCACCTCGGCCGGATGAAACGCGGCGAAGTTAAGTATTCAAAGCTCAAGGCGTGA
- a CDS encoding SulP family inorganic anion transporter has product MNLESGGRGRFSGIVQALCILGYILFASALIGMVPMAAPAGVMCVVVFHTFAWSSLRILHKIPRSDALILMLVSAITVFSNQAIAVAIGVLISALKFAWAMASKTGAHRYTDEFGNLVYEIHGPVFFGSTHKFMAQFSPKNDPAEVAIDFAHAQLYDHSSIEALSVVIRNYQKVWKKLQLRHLSPGCQTLLKKAGSMLDVELSNAPHRHYSTDRLA; this is encoded by the coding sequence ATGAATCTAGAATCCGGTGGCCGGGGCCGCTTCTCGGGGATCGTGCAAGCGCTGTGTATTCTGGGTTATATTCTGTTTGCCTCAGCATTGATCGGCATGGTTCCGATGGCGGCTCCGGCGGGGGTGATGTGCGTGGTGGTTTTCCACACCTTCGCGTGGTCGAGCCTGCGCATCCTTCATAAAATCCCCCGTTCCGATGCGCTCATCCTCATGTTGGTTTCAGCGATCACGGTGTTTTCCAATCAGGCGATTGCGGTGGCCATCGGGGTTCTCATTTCGGCGCTCAAATTTGCTTGGGCAATGGCCAGCAAAACCGGCGCCCACCGGTATACGGATGAGTTCGGCAATCTCGTTTACGAAATTCATGGGCCGGTCTTTTTTGGCTCCACTCATAAGTTTATGGCCCAATTCAGCCCCAAAAACGATCCCGCCGAAGTCGCCATCGATTTCGCCCACGCCCAGCTTTATGACCATTCCTCGATCGAGGCCTTGAGCGTCGTGATTCGGAATTATCAAAAGGTCTGGAAAAAGCTCCAATTACGCCACCTGAGCCCAGGTTGCCAGACTCTCCTAAAAAAGGCCGGATCGATGCTCGATGTTGAACTCAGCAATGCCCCCCACCGGCATTATTCCACGGACCGACTCGCCTAG